One stretch of Malus domestica chromosome 14, GDT2T_hap1 DNA includes these proteins:
- the LOC103424583 gene encoding uncharacterized protein isoform X2 has product MLREQKRAAVLKEKRASSGSASPPRVIVLFGLSADANLNSLAGDLLSLLSPQGYEAAFPTVASPEYKLRTTVLKAPHGDLPTCMEMAKVADLIAFVASASSSHEGSTSDYIDSFGSQCLSVFRSLGLPSTVVLIRDLPADVKRRHDSKKICMSSLASEFPEDCKYYPADTKDDLHKFMWLFKEQRLSIPHWRSQRPYVMAQKVDMVADDSSLGKCTLLLTGYIRARSLPVNQLVHVSGTGDFQLSKMEILKDPFPLNARKEQDAMDSDEVGDREVLRSLVPDPMKQEALLVENVPDPLAGEQTWPTEAEMAEAEESQKQKKKKKRALPRGTSEYQAAWIVDDTDEEESSTDDEADGMVLDERDGGYPGQDDNNYSDESDDQASIRDADGETDIDSVMMEGENLTKEQLENEIRKIKQAHADDEEFPDEVDTPLDIPARKRFAKYRGLKSFRTSSWDPKESLPAEYARIFAFDNFNKTQKNVLAKALEMDQENSDECATASSYARLYISEVPTSVASKLCMRAKTIPVIACGLLQHESKMSVLHFSIKKHDTYSAPIKSKDELIFHVGFRQFIARPIYSTDNMNSDKHKMERFLHPGRFSMASIYAPISFPPLPLIALKSSEGVAAALTIAAVGALKCIDPDRIILKKITLTGYPQRVSKLKASVRYMFHNPEDVKWFKPVEVWTKCGRRGRIKEPLGTHGALKCIFNGVLQQSDTVCMSLYKRAYPKWPEHRFPILDA; this is encoded by the exons ATG CTTCGGGAGCAGAAGAGGGCGGCTGTTTTGAAAGAGAAGAGGGCTTCGAGTGGATCAGCAAGTCCTCCCCGTGTGATT GTTTTGTTCGGACTTTCTGCTGATGCGAACCTGAATTCACTTGCTGGGGATCTTTTATCGTTGCTATCTCCACAAGGTTATGAAGCCGCATTTCCAACGGTTGCTTCTCCTGAGTACAAGCTCAGAACAACG GTATTGAAAGCACCTCATGGCGATCTTCCAACATGTATGGAAATGGCTAAG GTTGCTGATCTCATTGCTTTTGTGGCATCAGCGAGCTCTTCACATGAAGGAAGCACGTCTGACTACATTGACTCTTTTGGAAGTCAATGTCTTTCTGTTTTTAGGTCCCTTGGTTTACCAAGCACTGTGGTGCTAATTCGT GATCTACCTGCTGATGTGAAAAGAAGACATGATTCTAAGAAAATATGTATGTCTAGTCTTGCTTCGGAATTTCCTGAGGATTGTAAATATTATCCAGCTGATACAAAGGATGATTTGCACAAG TTCATGTGGCTCTTTAAGGAACAAAGGCTTTCAATTCCTCACTGGCGAAGTCAACGGCCTTACGTGATGGCCCAGAAG GTTGATATGGTAGCAGATGATTCCAGTTTGGGAAAGTGCACCCTTCTTCTTACTGGATATATACGTGCTCGCAGTCTTCCTGTGAACCAACTG GTTCATGTTTCTGGCACGGGGGATTTCCAGCTGTCCAAAATGGAAATTCTCAAGGACCCATTTCCTTTGAATGCAAGAAAAGAGCAAGATGCCATGGACTCAGATGAAGTGGGTGATAGAGAG gTCCTTCGTTCTTTGGTTCCCGATCCTATGAAGCAGGAGGCTTTACTAGTTGAGAATGTTCCTGATCCCCTTGCTGGTGAACAG ACATGGCCAACAGAAGCAGAAATGGCTGAGGCTGAAGAAAGTCAgaagcaaaagaagaagaaaaagagggcTCTTCCTCGAGGCACTTCAGAATACCAG GCTGCTTGGATTGTGGATGATACAGATGAAGAGGAGTCAAGTACTGATGATGAAGCTGATGGTATGGTATTGGATGAGAGGGACGGTGGTTATCCTGGTCAAGATGACAATAATTATTCAGATGAGAGTGACGATCAAGCTTCAATAAGGGACGCTGATGGAGAAACTGATATTGATTCAGTGATGATG GAAGGTGAAAACCTGACTAAGGAACAGTTGGAGAATGAGATCCGAAAAATAAAGCAAGCACATGCTGATGACGAGG AATTTCCGGATGAAGTCGATACACCATTAGATATTCCAGCAAGAAAACGTTTTGCTAAATATAGGGGCCTGAAGTCCTTCAGGACCTCTTCATGGGATCCCAAA GAGTCTCTGCCTGCAGAGTATGCCAGAATCTTTGCATTCGATAATTTCAACAAAACACAGAAAAATGTCCTTGCTAAAGCGTTAGAAATGGACCAAGAAAACAGTGACGAGTGTGCCACAGCTAGCTCATATGCAAGGCTGTATATTAGTGAAGTGCCAACTAGCGTCGCTTCTAAATTATGTATGCGTGCAAAGACAATTCCTGTCATAGCATGTGGTCTTTTGCAGCATGAGTCCAAGATGTCTGTACTTCATTTCAG CATAAAGAAGCACGACACGTACAGTGCTCCTATCAAATCTAAGGACGAATTAATATTTCATGTTGGCTTTCGCCAATTCATTGCCAG GCCAATATATTCTACTGACAACATGAACTCAGACAAGCATAAGATGGAGAGGTTTCTACATCCAGGACGTTTTTCCATGGCTTCGATTTatgccccaatctcttttcctcCACTTCCTTTGATAGCTTTGAAGAGTTCTGAAGGGGTGGCCGCTGCACTTACCATAGCTGCTGTTGGTGCACTGAAATGCATTGACCCTGACCGAATTATACTAAAGAAGATTACTTTAACCGG TTACCCTCAACGAGTATCAAAACTGAAGGCTTCTGTAAGATACATGTTCCATAACCCAGAGGACGTTAAATGGTTCAAG CCTGTTGAAGTATGGACCAAATGTGGTCGTCGTGGTCGCATCAAGGAGCCTCTTGGTACACATG GGGCACTGAAGTGCATCTTCAACGGGGTCCTCCAGCAGAGTGACACCGTATGCATGAGTCTGTACAAGCGTGCGTATCCCAAGTGGCCGGAACACCGCTTCCCAATCCTCGATGCTTGA
- the LOC103455586 gene encoding uncharacterized protein: MEDSGAILCQISTYKDMLDQVNEEIEANIQITREIESEIVKCSEIESALSAKESDLTKTLYLSHFELTGLLTVAKDLRNSVEVLEKELHCLRANRDETLRRIHDQRERFIALCLEFQKDIENGNDNELQALMSEKEFLENEIRLLEEKNNGLKNSMLAFVEGILEDLNSCNSALQVGIRRGNQENEKLLKDIDNMTTSLLSSFNYCD; the protein is encoded by the exons ATGGAGGATTCCGGTGCGATCCTCTGCCAAATCTCAACCTACAAGGACATGCTCGACCAG GTGAACGAAGAAATCGAAGCGAATATTCAGATAACGCGGGAGATCGAGTCGGAGATCGTCAAATGCTCCGAAATCGAAAGCGCTCTGTCCGCTAAAGAATCCGACCTCACCAAGACGCTCTACCTTTCGCACTTTGAGCTCACCGGACTACTCACCGTCGCCA AGGATTTGAGGAACTCGGTTGAGGTTTTGGAGAAGGAATTGCATTGTCTAAGAGCAAATCGCGATGAGACTCTTCGCAGAATCCATGACCAGCG GGAAAGGTTTATCGCATTGTGCTTAGAGTTCCAGAAGGACATCGAGAATGGTAACGATAACGAATTACAAGCTCTTATGTCGGAAAAAGAGTTCCTCGAAAATGAAATTCGCTTATTGGAAGAGAAGAACAATGGTCTGAAGAACTCAATGCTGGCATTTGTTGAAGGAATTCTCGAAGATCTTAATAGTTGCAACTCCG CTTTACAAGTTGGGATACGGAGGGGGAACCAGGAGAACGAGAAGCTGCTGAAGGATATCGATAATATGACAACTTCATTGCTTTCGAGTTTCAACTACTGCGATTGA
- the LOC103455478 gene encoding histone deacetylase 15: MIVAESAHVSSENNLAPEALSMGRLANGAAEKSLHKPNNQAQCQGSNGRCGSSGSHGTKSRPCREENCGEGDVGVSGKDAPTDVLSKKAAEQMEMTLEDMYNQDLDDEDDDSDWDPFQQHVEVMKWFCTNCTMPNLGDIDHCDVCREHRESGILRQGCFASAFDSSPTETMSDTRERHKGSQDSASKSSTAVGFDERMLLHSEVQMNSHPHPERPDRIRAIAASLATAGIFPGRCHPIPAREITREELQMVHSLEHIESVDHTGHMFSSYFTPDTYANEHSARAARLAAGLCADLAKAIVSGRAKNGFALVRPPGHHAGVRQAMGFCLHNNAAVAALAGQVSGAKKVLIVDWDVHHGNGTQEIFDQNKSVLYISLHRHEGGKFYPGTGAADEVGTMGAEGYCVNVPWSCGGVGDNDYIYAFQHVVLPIASEFAPDFTIISAGFDAARGDPLGCCDVTPAGYEKMTHMLSDLSGGKMLVILEGGYNLRSISSSATAVIKVLLGESPGCELDTTLPSRSGLQTVLEVLQIQNKYWPALGSSLTKLQSQMKTYSVQNKKKQIKKSRRTLAPLFWKWGRKALLYHLLNGHFHVNRKDW, translated from the exons ATGATTGTGGCTGAAAGTGCCCATGTAAGCTCAGAAAACAACTTAGCACCAGAAGCACTTTCAATGGGTCGTTTAGCAAATGGGGCGGCCGAGAAAAGTCTTCACAAACCAAACAACCAAGCTCAATGTCAAGGCTCTAATGGGAGATGTGGAAGCTCGGGCTCTCACGGAACGAAATCTAGACCGTGTCGTGAGGAAAATTGTGGGGAAGGAGATGTAGGAGTATCTGGAAAAGATGCACCAACTGATGTTTTAAGT AAAAAGGCAGCAGAGCAAATGGAAATGACATTAGAAGACATGTACAACCAAGACCTCGATGACGAGGATGATGATAGCGATTGGGATCCCTTCCAACAGCATGTAGAAGTAATGAAATGGTTCTGCACCAACTGTACAATGCCCAATCTTGGTGATATTGATCATTGTGAT GTATGTCGAGAACATAGAGAATCTGGTATCTTGAGGCAGGGGTGTTTCGCATCTGCCTTTGATTCAAGCCCCACTGAGACTATGTCTGACACTAGAGAAAGACACAAAG GCTCCCAAGATTCAGCGTCAAAGAGTTCCACTGCTGTAGGTTTCGatgagagaatgttgctacatTCAGAA GTTCAAATGAACTCACATCCGCACCCAGAAAGACCAGATCGTATTCGAGCCATTGCTGCTAGCCTTGCTACAGCTG GTATATTTCCAGGAAGGTGCCATCCAATTCCTGCTAGAGAAATCACTCGCGAAGAACTTCAGATG GTCCATTCTTTGGAGCATATTGAATCAGTTGACCATACAGGCCATATGTTTTCAAG TTATTTCACCCCTGACACATATGCCAATGAACATTCAGCACGTGCTGCTAGACTTGCAGCAGGTTTATGTGCTGATCTTGCTAAAGCAATTGTTTCTGGACGTGCCAAAAATGGTTTTGCCCTT GTTAGGCCTCCTGGTCATCATGCTGGTGTAAGACAGGCTATGGGGTTTTGCCTCCACAATAATGCAGCAGTTGCTGCATTAGCAGGTCAGGTTTCTGGTGCTAAGAAAGTGCTAATCGTTGATTGG GATGTTCATCACGGGAATGGCACACAAGAAATATTTGATCAGAACAAATCG GTCTTGTATATATCCTTACATAGACATGAAGGAGGGAAGTTTTATCCTGGCACTGGAGCTGCTGACGAG GTTGGAACCATGGGGGCTGAAGGATACTGTGTGAACGTTCCATGGAGTTGTGGTGGAGTTGGTGACAATGATTACATATATGCATTTCAGCATGTTGTGCTTCCTATAG CTTCTGAGTTTGCTCCCGATTTCACCATCATATCAGCAGGATTTGATGCAGCACGAGGTGATCCACTGGGATGCTGTGAT GTTACTCCTGCGGGCTATGAAAAGATGACACACATGTTGTCTGACTTGTCTGGAGGAAAGATGCTTGTTATTCTTGAGGGCGG TTACAATCTCCGTTCAATATCGTCTTCTGCTACTGCAGTAATCAAG GTATTGCTGGGTGAAAGTCCAGGATGTGAATTGGACACCACTTTACCTTCCAGATCCGGCCTACAAACCGTTCTGGAGGTCcttcaaattcaaaataaatactggCCTGCTCTCGGATCCAGCCTTACGAAATTGCAGTCACAAATGAAAACGTACTCTGTTCAAAACAAAA AAAAGCAAATTAAAAAGAGCCGGCGGACTCTTGCACCATTGTTTTGGAAATGGGGAAGGAAAGCTCTATTGTATCATCTTTTAAACGGGCATTTCCATGTAAACCGGAAGGATTGGTGA
- the LOC103424582 gene encoding uncharacterized protein, which produces MAGNTWAYVRIISGTILGGILGFYVMDRAEKSYKEKVQERLRKYEIEMKKREKLDEFEESR; this is translated from the exons ATGGCAGGGAATACTTGGGCCTATGTCCGGATCATCTCCGGCACCATTCTCGGTGGAATTCTCGGCTTCTACGTCATGGACCGCGCCGAGAAAAGCTACAAG GAGAAAGTGCAGGAGAGGCTGAGgaagtatgaaattgaaatgaagaagagagagaaattgGATGAGTTTGAAGAGTCTCGGtag
- the LOC103455477 gene encoding transcription factor MYBS1-like, whose translation MSSSSVWSKEEDKAFENAIAMHWIDENSEEQWEKIAELVPSKSMEELKQHYQMLVDDVGAIEAGRVSPPNYTADEAANTVSSSKDSGHRASSSGTSASDKRLNCGHGGGFLGSGHDSASHGGKGGSRADQERKKGIPWTEEEHRLFLLGLDKFGKGDWRSISRNFVISRTPTQVASHAQKYFIRLNSMNRDRRRSSIHDITSVNHGDVSSHQQPPITGQQTSTYAPTAATTIGVGVGPQSVKHGPQPHMAGLGMYGAPMGHPVSAPPGHMASAVGTPVMLPPGHHPHAHPPYVVPVAYPMAHPTMHQ comes from the exons ATGTCGAGTTCTAGCGTTTGGAGCAAAGAAGAAGACAAAGCGTTCGAGAACGCAATTGCCATGCATTGGATCGATGAAAATTCAGAAGAACAGTGGGAAAAGATTGCTGAGTTGGTTCCAAGCAAAAGCATGGAGGAGTTAAAGCAACACTACCAAATGCTAGTCGACGACGTGGGTGCAATCGAGGCGGGGCGAGTGTCCCCGCCTAACTACACAGCTGATGAAGCTGCTAATACAGTATCGTCCAGTAAGGACAGTGGCCATCGTGCTTCTTCTTCCGGGACTTCGGCTTCTGATAAGAGATTGAATTGCGGTCACGGAGGTGGGTTTTTGGGTTCAGGTCACGACTCCGCTAGCCATGGCGGTAAGGGAGGATCGAGGGCGGACCAAGAGAGGAAGAAGGGGATACCGTGGACTGAAGAAGAACACAG GTTATTTCTACTTGGTCTAGACAAGTTTGGGAAAGGGGATTGGAGAAGCATTTCAAGAAACTTTGTCATTTCCAGAACTCCAACTCAAGTAGCAAGCCACGCACAAAAATATTTCATCCGTTTGAACTCCATGAACAGAGACAGGAGGAGATCAAGCATCCATGACATTACAAGCGTCAACCACGGAGACGTTTCATCTCACCAGCAGCCGCCAATTACCGGGCAGCAGACCAGTACGTACGCGCCAACTGCGGCCACCACGATAGGAGTAGGAGTAGGACCGCAGTCGGTGAAGCACGGGCCTCAGCCACACATGGCAGGTTTAGGGATGTATGGAGCACCAATGGGGCACCCGGTTTCTGCTCCTCCGGGGCATATGGCGTCCGCCGTGGGCACTCCAGTTATGCTTCCTCCAGGCCACCACCCCCATGCCCATCCTCCATACGTCGTCCCAGTTGCTTACCCAATGGCACATCCAACAATGCACCAATAA
- the LOC103424581 gene encoding uncharacterized protein, protein MIQLFVDNIIAVTKESVKTLTYESLNNIVRLINGISALLLTFLPGKANILEGIHGWELRPTFRGPRFPRWMENGVSSFNRFVHELSVDSDSDGSNLDYAYGNEDSDDDISPTSPSSQSSRASRASSFSKHGRRWSWWMWIRYIFFWILFPARFLFGIPVRILQLSYSRSSKASSAPGSNEAPQTRPINKVQILKDQIVHRTTDRRRGVIEDLHLAIEIFIEAVFDVVHKAAHFVLSPSVAFKTLSGWCSLSSGGVQDSHSSDTEVTVPTATLGENDPAPKERNTSFQQSLNTDARTCQDVITELGYPYEAIHVITSDGYVLLLERLPRRDSRKAVYLQHGILDSSMGWVSNGVVGSPAFAAYDQGYDVFLGNFRGLISREHVNKNISSRQYWQYSINEHGTQDIPAMIEKIHQVKTAELKLSQPDVDEETNDGQRYKLCAICHSLGGAAILMYIITQRIEEKPHRLSRLVLLSPAGFHGDSTFMFTVVENVFLLLAPLLAPLVPAFYIPTRFFRMLLNKLARDFHNYPAVGGLVQTLMSYFVGGDSSNWVGVLGIPHYNMNDMPGVSFRVALHLAQIKRAGKFRMFDYGNGSANMEVYGSPEPFDLGEYYGLIDVPVDLVAGRKDKVIRPSMVRKHYKLMDESGVDVSYGEFEYAHLDFTFSHREELLAYAMSRLLLVEPTPQQQSSQKAVRLKKKTPANS, encoded by the exons ATGATTCAACTGTTCGTTGACAACATCATCGCCGTCACCAAAGA GTCAGTGAAGACGTTAACGTACGAATCGCTGAACAATATCGTGCGGCTGATCAATGGAATTTCGGCTCTGTTGCTGACGTTTCTGCCGGGGAAGGCGAACATTCTCGAAGGCATTCATGGGTGGGAGCTCAGGCCCACCTTTCGCGGGCCCAGATTTCCTCGCTGGATGGAGAA TGGGGTGTCCTCTTTCAATCGTTTTGTACACGAGCTTTCTGTGGATTCTGATTCTGATGGTTCGAACCTTGATTACGCATACGGAAATGAAGATAGTGATGATGACATATCTCCTACATCACCATCCTCTCAAAGTTCAAGAGCCTCTCGGGCTTCTAGTTTCAGTAAGCACGGTAGGCGCTGGTCGTGGTGGATGTGGATCAGATACATATTTTTCTGGATTCTGTTTCCCGCGAGGTTTCTGTTTGGGATTCCAGTTCGAATTTTGCAATTGTCTTATTCTAGGTCATCAAAAGCCTCTTCTGCACCAGGAAGCAATGAGGCTCCACAAACACGCCCTATAAATAAAGTGCAGATTCTCAAGGATCAAATTGTTCACCGAACCACTGATAGGAGACGTGGAGTCATTGAG GATCTTCATCTAGCAATCGAGATATTCATAGAAGCTGTTTTTGATGTTGTTCACAAGGCAGCGCATTTTGTTCTTTCCCCTTCTGTGGCTTTTAAGACACTATCAGGATGGTGTTCACTGAGCAGCGGTGGTGTTCAAGATAGCCACAGTAGTGATACAGAAGTTACTGTTCCAACTGCTACACTTGGAGAGAATGATCCAGCTCCTAAGGAAAGGAATACTTCATTTCAGCAGTCCCTAAATACCGATGCTCGGACTTGTCAGGATGTCATAACAGAGCTTGG GTACCCATATGAAGCTATTCATGTGATCACTAGTGATGGCTATGTTCTTCTCTTGGAAAGACTCCCGAG ACGTGATTCCCGGAAAGCTGTTTATCTACAACATGGAATTTTGGATTCATCTATGGG TTGGGTGTCTAATGGGGTTGTTGGTTCACCGGCATTTGCTGCCTATGATCAAG GATATGATGTTTTTCTCGGTAACTTTCGTGGCTTGATTTCTAGGGAACATGTTAACAAAAATATCTCATCACGACA GTATTGGCAGTACTCCATCAATGAGCATGGGACTCAGGATATTCCTGCAATGATAGAGAAGATTCACCAAGTTAAAACTGCTGAATTGAAACTTAGTCAACCTGATGTTGACGAAGAAACAAATGATGGTCAACGATACAAGCTCTGTGCAATTTGCCATAGCTTGGGAGGAGCAGCAATACTTATGTACATTATAACGCAGAGAATAGAAGAGAAACCCCACAGACTCTCTAGGCTGGTTTTACTGTCACCTGCTGGCTTCCATGGTGATTCTACCTTTATGTTTACGGTTGTGGAGAATGTCTTTCTTCTATTGGCTCCTCTTCTGGCTCCTCTTGTGCCTGCCTTTTACATACCAACCAGGTTCTTTCGCATGCTTCTGAACAAGTTGGCGCGAGACTTTCATAACTATCCTGCTGTCGGAGGACTGGTTCAGACCCTGATGAGTTATTTTGTTGGTGGGGATAGCTCAAATTGGGTTGGTGTGTTAGGGATACCACATTATAACATGAACGACATGCCGGGCGTATCATTCCGAGTGGCTCTCCATCTTGCACAAATCAAGCGTGCTGGAAAGTTTAGAATGTTCGATTACGGGAATGGTTCTGCTAATATGGAGGTGTATGGATCTCCAGAGCCATTCGACTTGGGGGAGTACTATGGGCTTATTGATGTTCCAGTTGATCTGGTTGCTGGACGAAAGGACAAGGTAATTCGGCCATCAATGGTCAGAAAACATTATAAGTTGATGGACGAATCAGGTGTCGATGTATCATATGGTGAATTTGAGTACGCCCATCTGGACTTCACATTTTCGCACCGAGAAGAACTATTGGCGTATGCCATGTCACGCTTGCTGCTTGTTGAGCCAACTCCGCAGCAGCAATCCAGTCAGAAGGCCGTAAGGTTGAAGAAGAAAACCCCGGCCAATAGTTGA
- the LOC103424583 gene encoding uncharacterized protein isoform X1 — MGGSRAQVNKQHKTRFASKSSRNLHKTSEKSRIGKPERNVTKGARAARVQRSKMLREQKRAAVLKEKRASSGSASPPRVIVLFGLSADANLNSLAGDLLSLLSPQGYEAAFPTVASPEYKLRTTVLKAPHGDLPTCMEMAKVADLIAFVASASSSHEGSTSDYIDSFGSQCLSVFRSLGLPSTVVLIRDLPADVKRRHDSKKICMSSLASEFPEDCKYYPADTKDDLHKFMWLFKEQRLSIPHWRSQRPYVMAQKVDMVADDSSLGKCTLLLTGYIRARSLPVNQLVHVSGTGDFQLSKMEILKDPFPLNARKEQDAMDSDEVGDREVLRSLVPDPMKQEALLVENVPDPLAGEQTWPTEAEMAEAEESQKQKKKKKRALPRGTSEYQAAWIVDDTDEEESSTDDEADGMVLDERDGGYPGQDDNNYSDESDDQASIRDADGETDIDSVMMEGENLTKEQLENEIRKIKQAHADDEEFPDEVDTPLDIPARKRFAKYRGLKSFRTSSWDPKESLPAEYARIFAFDNFNKTQKNVLAKALEMDQENSDECATASSYARLYISEVPTSVASKLCMRAKTIPVIACGLLQHESKMSVLHFSIKKHDTYSAPIKSKDELIFHVGFRQFIARPIYSTDNMNSDKHKMERFLHPGRFSMASIYAPISFPPLPLIALKSSEGVAAALTIAAVGALKCIDPDRIILKKITLTGYPQRVSKLKASVRYMFHNPEDVKWFKPVEVWTKCGRRGRIKEPLGTHGALKCIFNGVLQQSDTVCMSLYKRAYPKWPEHRFPILDA, encoded by the exons ATGGGAGGCTCGCGAGCTCAAGTGAATAAGCAGCACAAGACGCGCTTCGCCTCCAAATCTTCTCGCAATCTCCACAAAACTTCAG AGAAGAGTAGGATCGGTAAACCGGAGCGCAATGTCACTAAGGGGGCTCGGGCTGCTCGCGTTCAGCGGAGCAAGATG CTTCGGGAGCAGAAGAGGGCGGCTGTTTTGAAAGAGAAGAGGGCTTCGAGTGGATCAGCAAGTCCTCCCCGTGTGATT GTTTTGTTCGGACTTTCTGCTGATGCGAACCTGAATTCACTTGCTGGGGATCTTTTATCGTTGCTATCTCCACAAGGTTATGAAGCCGCATTTCCAACGGTTGCTTCTCCTGAGTACAAGCTCAGAACAACG GTATTGAAAGCACCTCATGGCGATCTTCCAACATGTATGGAAATGGCTAAG GTTGCTGATCTCATTGCTTTTGTGGCATCAGCGAGCTCTTCACATGAAGGAAGCACGTCTGACTACATTGACTCTTTTGGAAGTCAATGTCTTTCTGTTTTTAGGTCCCTTGGTTTACCAAGCACTGTGGTGCTAATTCGT GATCTACCTGCTGATGTGAAAAGAAGACATGATTCTAAGAAAATATGTATGTCTAGTCTTGCTTCGGAATTTCCTGAGGATTGTAAATATTATCCAGCTGATACAAAGGATGATTTGCACAAG TTCATGTGGCTCTTTAAGGAACAAAGGCTTTCAATTCCTCACTGGCGAAGTCAACGGCCTTACGTGATGGCCCAGAAG GTTGATATGGTAGCAGATGATTCCAGTTTGGGAAAGTGCACCCTTCTTCTTACTGGATATATACGTGCTCGCAGTCTTCCTGTGAACCAACTG GTTCATGTTTCTGGCACGGGGGATTTCCAGCTGTCCAAAATGGAAATTCTCAAGGACCCATTTCCTTTGAATGCAAGAAAAGAGCAAGATGCCATGGACTCAGATGAAGTGGGTGATAGAGAG gTCCTTCGTTCTTTGGTTCCCGATCCTATGAAGCAGGAGGCTTTACTAGTTGAGAATGTTCCTGATCCCCTTGCTGGTGAACAG ACATGGCCAACAGAAGCAGAAATGGCTGAGGCTGAAGAAAGTCAgaagcaaaagaagaagaaaaagagggcTCTTCCTCGAGGCACTTCAGAATACCAG GCTGCTTGGATTGTGGATGATACAGATGAAGAGGAGTCAAGTACTGATGATGAAGCTGATGGTATGGTATTGGATGAGAGGGACGGTGGTTATCCTGGTCAAGATGACAATAATTATTCAGATGAGAGTGACGATCAAGCTTCAATAAGGGACGCTGATGGAGAAACTGATATTGATTCAGTGATGATG GAAGGTGAAAACCTGACTAAGGAACAGTTGGAGAATGAGATCCGAAAAATAAAGCAAGCACATGCTGATGACGAGG AATTTCCGGATGAAGTCGATACACCATTAGATATTCCAGCAAGAAAACGTTTTGCTAAATATAGGGGCCTGAAGTCCTTCAGGACCTCTTCATGGGATCCCAAA GAGTCTCTGCCTGCAGAGTATGCCAGAATCTTTGCATTCGATAATTTCAACAAAACACAGAAAAATGTCCTTGCTAAAGCGTTAGAAATGGACCAAGAAAACAGTGACGAGTGTGCCACAGCTAGCTCATATGCAAGGCTGTATATTAGTGAAGTGCCAACTAGCGTCGCTTCTAAATTATGTATGCGTGCAAAGACAATTCCTGTCATAGCATGTGGTCTTTTGCAGCATGAGTCCAAGATGTCTGTACTTCATTTCAG CATAAAGAAGCACGACACGTACAGTGCTCCTATCAAATCTAAGGACGAATTAATATTTCATGTTGGCTTTCGCCAATTCATTGCCAG GCCAATATATTCTACTGACAACATGAACTCAGACAAGCATAAGATGGAGAGGTTTCTACATCCAGGACGTTTTTCCATGGCTTCGATTTatgccccaatctcttttcctcCACTTCCTTTGATAGCTTTGAAGAGTTCTGAAGGGGTGGCCGCTGCACTTACCATAGCTGCTGTTGGTGCACTGAAATGCATTGACCCTGACCGAATTATACTAAAGAAGATTACTTTAACCGG TTACCCTCAACGAGTATCAAAACTGAAGGCTTCTGTAAGATACATGTTCCATAACCCAGAGGACGTTAAATGGTTCAAG CCTGTTGAAGTATGGACCAAATGTGGTCGTCGTGGTCGCATCAAGGAGCCTCTTGGTACACATG GGGCACTGAAGTGCATCTTCAACGGGGTCCTCCAGCAGAGTGACACCGTATGCATGAGTCTGTACAAGCGTGCGTATCCCAAGTGGCCGGAACACCGCTTCCCAATCCTCGATGCTTGA